TTGCGCCGCCTGCATGCGGCGCTGTCTGTCCAAAAGAATCTCGTAAAAATGCGGGGTCCGGCTTTGCCGCCCCGCACTTGAAGCGCGGCCCTTAGCGGTAGGGAGCCGAATCGTCAACCGTTCCGCTACTTCTGGCAAGCCGGGCAATACCAGCTACTGCGCCCGCCCTGGGTGATCCTGCGGATCGTGCCGCCGCAAGAGCACGCTTCGCCTTCGCGATCATAGACCTGAAACCGCGTGGCGAAATAGCCAAGTTCGCCGTCGGGCCGGGCGTAATCGCGCAGGGTGGAGCCGCCATCGGCAATCGATTCTTCCAGAACCTGCCGAATAGCTGGCACCAGCCGTTTCAAGGCCGGGAGCGAAACCTGACCACCTGCCTTGGTCGGGGCGATCCCCGAACGAAAGAGCGCCTCGCAGACATAGATATTGCCAAGGCCGGCGACGATTCGCTGATCGAGCAGGAGAAGCTTGATCGCCTGCTGGCGCCCGGCGAAAGCCTCGCGAAGGTGGCGGGGGGAAAGGTCGTCACCCAGTGGTTCGGGCCCCATGACGGCGAATTGCGGCCATGCATCGAGAGATTCGGTGGCGACCAGATCCAGCGAACCGAACCGGCGGGCGTCGTTAAGCGCCAGAACATGGCCCGATTCGGTTTCGAGAACGAAGTGATCGTGTTTGTCCTGCGTGGCCGGATCGATCCGCCAACGCCCGCTCATCCCCAGATGGAAGACCAGCGTTTGCCCGCGATCGGTGTGGATCAGGCCGTATTTCGCCCGACGCGAAAGGCCGGAAACCCGGGCCCCGGTCAGCGTCTGTACGAGATCTGGCGGGAACGGACGGCGCAGATCGGGGCGGTTGGTCTGCACGCGGGTGAGCCGTTGCCCATCCAGCACCGTCGCAAGGCCGCGTACTGTGGTTTCGACTTCGGGAAGTTCGGGCATAGGCGCGTCGTGTTCCGTAACGGTGTGGCTGGCTGTGGCGGGC
This genomic window from Caenibius tardaugens NBRC 16725 contains:
- the mutM gene encoding bifunctional DNA-formamidopyrimidine glycosylase/DNA-(apurinic or apyrimidinic site) lyase: MPELPEVETTVRGLATVLDGQRLTRVQTNRPDLRRPFPPDLVQTLTGARVSGLSRRAKYGLIHTDRGQTLVFHLGMSGRWRIDPATQDKHDHFVLETESGHVLALNDARRFGSLDLVATESLDAWPQFAVMGPEPLGDDLSPRHLREAFAGRQQAIKLLLLDQRIVAGLGNIYVCEALFRSGIAPTKAGGQVSLPALKRLVPAIRQVLEESIADGGSTLRDYARPDGELGYFATRFQVYDREGEACSCGGTIRRITQGGRSSWYCPACQK